One genomic window of Acidobacteriota bacterium includes the following:
- a CDS encoding helix-turn-helix transcriptional regulator — protein sequence MFPRTAVEIQHEHEPAFVANPNVVTFYNSGQQYGRNAISPEGDLCDWFGVDAKVVRDAVRTFDRRVDDRPERPFLLPRGCAESSTYLLQRNLFTRVVRGEGVEPLAVEETVIELLDQVMLSTYAPLASLVSPQVSARQRATVHDIETILSQHTDEPVTLTSIACRLGLSPYHVCRLFRQVTGTKLHQYRLRLRLRVALAAVLESTQPLIDIALDTGFASHSHFTNSFRHEFGMTPSMVRTARPSKSWIRNFLIAPSTPAGISLGR from the coding sequence GTGTTTCCGCGGACTGCGGTGGAAATTCAACATGAGCACGAACCAGCGTTCGTGGCCAACCCGAATGTCGTAACTTTTTACAATTCCGGGCAGCAGTATGGACGCAATGCCATCAGTCCCGAGGGCGACCTCTGCGACTGGTTCGGCGTTGATGCGAAGGTGGTGCGAGACGCAGTGCGGACGTTTGACCGTCGAGTCGATGACCGCCCTGAGCGACCGTTTCTGCTTCCGCGTGGGTGCGCGGAGTCTTCCACGTATCTTCTCCAACGAAATCTGTTTACGAGAGTTGTGCGGGGAGAAGGCGTAGAGCCGCTCGCGGTAGAGGAAACCGTGATTGAACTGCTCGATCAAGTAATGCTCTCCACCTACGCACCGCTTGCAAGTCTCGTTTCACCGCAGGTCAGCGCGCGGCAGCGGGCGACGGTTCACGATATCGAAACGATTCTCAGCCAACATACGGATGAGCCTGTAACACTGACCAGCATCGCCTGCCGACTAGGCCTGTCTCCGTATCATGTTTGCCGGCTGTTCCGGCAGGTGACAGGAACGAAACTGCATCAGTATCGTTTGCGGCTCCGGCTTCGCGTGGCGTTGGCGGCGGTTCTTGAATCCACGCAGCCACTGATCGATATAGCCCTCGACACAGGTTTCGCAAGCCACAGCCATTTTACGAATTCCTTCCGTCACGAGTTCGGCATGACGCCTTCCATGGTGCGAACTGCTCGCCCGAGCAAATCCTGGATTCGCAATTTTCTGATAGCGCCTTCGACTCCCGCTGGGATAAGCCTAGGGAGGTGA
- a CDS encoding helix-turn-helix transcriptional regulator translates to MKEIDSHRGLWDLAVLCFLRECPMHPYEMQRLLLERHWDEVLVLKKGSLYHAIKRLLKSRLITAAGISRDGRRPERTTYRITPEGEQELVHWLREMVAVPLREPSTFMASINFLIHLTPSDAVAQLEKRAQQLDQEIATSEAVLKQVATFLPRFHLLEGDYLLSMRKAEQQWVRSLLDELSSGRLTWDLKKIFDDLEAARRGASTQAKGEQP, encoded by the coding sequence ATGAAAGAAATCGACTCACATCGCGGCCTTTGGGATTTGGCGGTGCTCTGTTTTCTGCGCGAATGTCCGATGCACCCCTACGAGATGCAGCGTTTACTCCTGGAACGGCACTGGGACGAAGTTCTGGTTCTGAAGAAGGGATCCCTTTACCACGCGATCAAGCGCTTGTTGAAGTCCCGCCTGATCACCGCTGCCGGAATCAGCCGGGATGGGCGGCGGCCCGAACGCACGACCTATCGCATCACGCCCGAAGGCGAGCAGGAACTCGTTCACTGGCTTCGAGAAATGGTTGCGGTTCCTTTGCGGGAGCCTTCGACGTTTATGGCTTCGATCAATTTCCTGATTCACTTGACGCCGAGCGATGCGGTCGCACAGCTGGAAAAGCGCGCGCAGCAACTCGACCAGGAAATCGCCACCAGCGAGGCTGTTTTGAAACAGGTGGCTACCTTTCTGCCACGTTTCCACCTGCTCGAAGGCGACTACCTGCTCTCGATGCGCAAAGCCGAACAGCAATGGGTTCGTAGTCTGCTGGATGAGCTAAGTTCCGGGCGATTGACATGGGACCTGAAGAAGATTTTTGACGACCTCGAAGCCGCAAGAAGAGGAGCGTCCACGCAGGCAAAAGGAGAACAGCCATGA
- a CDS encoding SDR family oxidoreductase, whose product MDAAPDPTANHSKVLIVTGGGRGIGASTCLLAARRGYAVCVNYLQGRSTADEVVHAIQKEHGRAIAVQADISAEPDVIRLFNTVDRELGRLSALVNNAATIAPQMRLDMMDAARLQRIFATNVIGTFLCSREAVRRMSTQHGGSGGAIVNVSSAAARLGSAGEYIDYAASKGAVDTLTIGLAKEVAQEGIRVNAVRPGLIYTDLHASSGEPGRVDRLKKMVAMKRGGQPEEVANAILWLLSDEASYTTGAILDVTGGR is encoded by the coding sequence ATGGACGCGGCACCTGACCCAACGGCAAACCATTCCAAAGTTCTGATTGTCACCGGAGGCGGTCGAGGGATAGGTGCGTCCACGTGCCTTCTTGCGGCGCGCCGTGGTTACGCTGTTTGCGTCAACTATTTGCAGGGACGATCGACTGCCGACGAGGTGGTGCATGCGATTCAGAAGGAGCACGGGCGGGCCATCGCCGTCCAAGCCGACATCAGTGCAGAACCAGACGTGATCCGACTCTTCAACACCGTTGACCGCGAGCTAGGCCGTCTCTCGGCGCTCGTAAACAACGCCGCCACCATCGCGCCGCAGATGCGTCTGGACATGATGGACGCAGCGCGCCTCCAGCGCATCTTCGCGACCAATGTGATCGGAACATTCTTGTGCTCGCGAGAAGCCGTCCGCCGCATGTCGACCCAACATGGAGGATCGGGCGGGGCCATCGTCAACGTTTCGTCCGCTGCAGCAAGACTGGGGTCCGCTGGCGAATACATCGATTACGCGGCCAGCAAAGGAGCCGTTGATACGCTCACGATCGGGCTGGCGAAAGAAGTGGCCCAAGAAGGGATTCGCGTCAACGCCGTCCGCCCTGGGCTCATCTACACCGATCTGCATGCCAGCAGCGGAGAACCCGGACGCGTGGACCGCCTCAAAAAAATGGTGGCGATGAAGCGCGGTGGACAGCCAGAAGAAGTGGCCAACGCCATTCTGTGGCTGTTATCGGACGAAGCTTCCTATACAACCGGCGCCATTCTGGACGTCACCGGCGGACGCTAG
- a CDS encoding glycosyltransferase family 4 protein, which produces MRVLVTTDTFSGVWTYTRELVSGLVTQGAQVVLVSFGEIPLPHQTSWMQGLHGLEYHPTAFRLDWMQEGEQDFHAAQDYLCSIIQDTRPTLLHLNQLSFGSLPVDTPRLVIAHGDILTWWLSVHGREPAASSWLDWYRETIVQGLARAEAVVTTSRWMEEMLRLAYGDEFESYVVAPGRNPIYFNPFVTKEESVLAIGRLWDTGKQVALLTHHSHGMPVCIVGADHTVPPPPVPIRADVRVSTSKHDISVKGAQTESQLRTLYSKATIFAATSRYEPVGLAAIEAAFSRCAIVANDTPVYREMWGDAALYFERNDADSLTETLAQLHHDPEMARLYGTRAYNRAREHFTARRMVDDYLRLYRQLRTPKVAVA; this is translated from the coding sequence GTGCGCGTTCTTGTCACAACTGACACGTTCAGTGGAGTGTGGACCTACACTCGCGAATTAGTGTCGGGCTTGGTGACGCAAGGCGCCCAGGTTGTGCTGGTCAGCTTCGGCGAAATTCCCCTGCCTCACCAGACGAGTTGGATGCAAGGCCTGCACGGACTGGAATACCATCCCACCGCATTTCGCCTCGACTGGATGCAGGAAGGCGAGCAGGATTTCCACGCCGCACAAGACTATCTCTGCTCCATCATTCAAGACACGCGTCCGACCTTACTCCACCTTAACCAGCTAAGTTTTGGATCCCTGCCAGTGGATACCCCGCGTCTGGTGATTGCGCACGGCGACATCCTCACCTGGTGGCTCAGCGTCCACGGACGCGAGCCCGCCGCTTCGAGTTGGCTTGACTGGTATCGCGAAACCATTGTGCAAGGGCTGGCGCGTGCCGAAGCCGTTGTCACCACTTCGCGATGGATGGAAGAAATGCTGCGCCTGGCCTATGGCGACGAATTCGAGTCGTACGTTGTCGCGCCCGGGCGCAATCCGATCTATTTCAATCCGTTTGTCACCAAGGAAGAATCGGTCCTGGCGATCGGCCGCCTCTGGGATACCGGGAAACAAGTTGCGCTCCTCACTCACCATTCCCATGGAATGCCGGTTTGCATCGTGGGCGCGGACCATACGGTCCCTCCACCGCCTGTGCCGATCCGTGCCGATGTGCGCGTCTCCACCAGCAAGCACGACATTTCGGTCAAAGGTGCGCAGACCGAATCGCAGTTGCGGACCCTCTACAGCAAAGCCACAATTTTTGCCGCCACTTCGCGCTACGAACCCGTGGGCCTGGCCGCAATTGAAGCGGCTTTTTCCCGCTGCGCTATCGTCGCGAATGACACACCGGTCTATCGCGAAATGTGGGGCGACGCGGCGTTGTATTTCGAACGCAACGACGCCGACAGCCTGACCGAGACCCTGGCACAGTTACATCACGATCCGGAAATGGCGCGGCTTTACGGCACCCGAGCCTACAATCGCGCCCGCGAGCACTTCACCGCCCGCCGCATGGTGGACGATTATCTCCGACTCTACCGGCAACTGCGCACGCCGAAAGTCGCTGTGGCGTAA
- a CDS encoding sigma-54-dependent Fis family transcriptional regulator, which yields MVAINPALSRPPQIEGANFLQLLIVDDDRAVREACRDVALTLGFDPQTAESAEQAYRALESRGADVVLLDLKLPGSSGLEALHSIRKNSPGALVIVVTGHGTIQSAVQAMKDGAYDYVTKPFSLEELRLLLERVAGHLKLKTENRLLRESIKSRQGFGNIIGRAPEMEKLYRIIAKASQSTHPVLILGESGTGKELVAKSLHFTGPNRTKPFIPVDCGSLVPTLIESELFGHVRGAFTGATHPKDGLLAVAEGGTIFLDEIGELTVDLQAKLLRAIQEKEIRPVGSVRRIPINVRILAATNHDLEISVTQGTFRRDLFFRLNVLTLRIPPLRERRQDIPLLVAHVLDRVGRDTGTVKTISDEALKILLSYDWPGNVRELENCLERACALSSADEIQLRDLPTRVCSAPAEMLAVPSPGNGGILPMAELEKLTILNALAQVNGDKIVAARLLGIGKTTLYRKLKEYAQA from the coding sequence ATGGTAGCCATCAACCCTGCACTCAGCCGTCCTCCGCAAATCGAGGGCGCAAATTTCCTTCAACTGCTGATCGTGGATGACGACCGGGCAGTCCGCGAGGCGTGTCGCGACGTAGCGTTGACGTTGGGCTTTGATCCACAAACTGCCGAGTCTGCCGAGCAGGCTTATCGCGCGCTCGAGTCCCGTGGAGCCGACGTCGTGTTGCTCGACTTGAAACTGCCTGGATCGAGCGGACTGGAGGCGCTGCACAGCATCCGGAAGAACAGTCCTGGAGCGCTGGTGATCGTGGTCACGGGCCATGGAACGATCCAGTCCGCTGTGCAGGCCATGAAAGATGGCGCGTATGACTACGTCACCAAACCGTTCAGCCTCGAAGAACTGCGACTGCTTCTCGAGCGTGTTGCCGGACACCTGAAGTTAAAGACGGAAAATCGCCTGCTGCGCGAAAGCATCAAGTCGCGCCAGGGATTTGGCAACATCATTGGCCGCGCACCGGAGATGGAAAAGCTGTACCGCATTATTGCCAAGGCCAGTCAGAGCACGCATCCGGTGCTGATTTTAGGAGAAAGTGGAACGGGCAAGGAACTCGTTGCCAAGTCGTTGCACTTCACGGGGCCCAATCGAACCAAGCCATTTATTCCCGTTGACTGCGGATCTCTGGTGCCAACCCTGATTGAAAGCGAACTTTTTGGCCACGTGCGAGGAGCCTTTACCGGTGCGACCCATCCCAAAGACGGACTGCTGGCGGTCGCCGAAGGTGGCACGATCTTCCTCGACGAGATTGGCGAGCTTACGGTCGATCTGCAAGCAAAACTGCTGCGGGCAATTCAGGAGAAAGAGATCCGCCCTGTCGGCAGCGTGCGGCGCATTCCCATCAACGTACGGATTCTCGCCGCCACCAATCACGATCTTGAAATCTCGGTCACGCAGGGTACTTTCCGGCGCGACCTTTTCTTCCGACTGAACGTACTGACCTTACGCATTCCACCGTTGCGCGAACGACGGCAGGATATCCCGCTGCTGGTGGCGCATGTGCTCGATCGCGTGGGTCGCGACACGGGCACCGTAAAAACAATTTCCGACGAAGCGCTCAAAATCCTCTTGAGCTATGACTGGCCCGGCAATGTCCGTGAACTGGAAAACTGCCTGGAGCGGGCCTGTGCGCTCTCGAGTGCCGACGAGATCCAGTTGCGGGACTTACCCACTCGCGTCTGCAGCGCCCCCGCCGAAATGCTCGCCGTTCCCTCACCCGGAAATGGAGGAATCCTGCCCATGGCCGAATTGGAGAAGTTGACAATACTGAACGCACTCGCGCAGGTGAATGGAGACAAGATAGTGGCCGCCAGACTGCTCGGGATTGGCAAAACCACTCTGTATCGAAAGCTCAAGGAGTACGCGCAGGCGTGA
- a CDS encoding PAS domain S-box protein, with translation MSAAGKATVGSNGAKQSNALSHDPKLRLTSLVEGAAIGIATCTLDGRLMEGNTALATMLGYNREELAGLPIRELRLDDSNETEVSLAELHAGKHDSLKQESCYRRKDGTHFWARLTMSVVHDGAGDPAFLVALLEDSSEQRRAAEKSQEAEKMEVMGRLAAGIAHDFNNLLTGVLLYCDLLSDGIGADTPLLQHVEEIRMAGEQGAAITHQLLAIARKQVIQPRPISINALVTSTQDLLGRLIGEQIEIVTVLAPKLPTVLADPGQLRQVLLNLVLNARDAMPRGGRITIRTRVNPGVNVGPAMVTLLVEDTGCGMDEQTRARLFEPLFTTKPPGQGTGLGLATVQRIVSESGGTIDVESELGNGTCIQVSFRALDVIPDTSLQIAGCVPPKRIREVLDPKGDSPW, from the coding sequence ATGAGCGCTGCGGGTAAGGCAACGGTCGGATCGAACGGAGCCAAGCAAAGTAATGCGTTGTCGCACGACCCGAAGTTGCGATTGACGTCTCTAGTCGAAGGGGCTGCGATCGGAATCGCAACCTGTACGCTCGATGGCCGGCTGATGGAAGGCAATACCGCTCTTGCGACAATGCTGGGCTACAACCGCGAGGAGTTGGCTGGCTTACCAATTCGCGAACTCCGACTCGATGATTCTAACGAGACTGAAGTCTCTCTCGCGGAATTACATGCCGGTAAGCATGATTCGCTGAAACAGGAAAGTTGCTATCGCCGAAAGGATGGCACTCACTTCTGGGCTCGATTGACGATGTCGGTCGTGCACGACGGTGCGGGCGATCCTGCATTTCTAGTCGCCTTGCTGGAGGACTCCAGCGAGCAGCGGCGCGCCGCCGAAAAATCGCAGGAAGCGGAAAAGATGGAAGTCATGGGCCGGCTGGCCGCGGGTATCGCGCACGACTTCAACAATCTTCTGACCGGAGTCCTGCTCTATTGCGATCTGCTGTCGGATGGAATCGGGGCCGACACTCCTCTCCTGCAACATGTGGAAGAGATTCGCATGGCAGGTGAGCAGGGTGCTGCAATCACCCATCAACTATTGGCGATCGCTCGCAAACAAGTGATCCAGCCCCGTCCGATTTCGATCAATGCCCTCGTCACCTCGACACAGGACCTGCTTGGACGGCTGATCGGTGAACAAATTGAAATTGTAACCGTGCTCGCGCCGAAATTGCCGACGGTACTCGCGGATCCCGGGCAGTTGCGTCAGGTGTTGTTGAACCTGGTTTTGAACGCGCGCGACGCGATGCCACGCGGTGGACGGATCACCATTCGGACTCGGGTCAACCCCGGCGTCAACGTCGGCCCAGCCATGGTCACACTTCTCGTGGAAGACACCGGATGTGGCATGGATGAGCAGACCCGCGCCCGACTCTTTGAGCCCTTGTTTACCACAAAGCCGCCGGGGCAGGGAACCGGCCTGGGGCTGGCGACAGTGCAGCGCATCGTCTCGGAATCAGGTGGCACGATCGATGTAGAGAGTGAACTCGGAAACGGCACGTGCATCCAGGTTTCATTCCGGGCATTGGATGTCATCCCGGACACCTCCTTACAGATCGCCGGCTGTGTGCCCCCGAAGCGCATTCGCGAAGTTCTTGACCCCAAGGGAGACTCGCCATGGTAG
- a CDS encoding transcriptional regulator: MNWGLYRKSLVVLAFSLVATALFAGSWQAMGPDGGDARSLAYDSHNPDHLLLGTSTGQLFVSEDAGKNWARLARLGGDDYVLDHITVDPQNSKHIFVSAWSVSSQQIGDVFRTRDGGKKWETLPAMHGKSIRAMAMFHGDSKIMVVGALDGVFRSKDGGDSWDRMSPANHADIKNIESIAIDPKDPNTVYAGTWHLAWKTADGGANWQQIKKGMIDDSDVFSVIVDHSNPSIVFASACSGIYKSESAGGLFAKIQGIPFSARRTRVLKQDPTNENIVYAGTTEGLWKTTDLGKTWKRVSNPEVVVNDVSIDPRDSNHVLLATDRSGVMASTDGTQSWSSSNHGYAHRYVSALLADAKEADTFYVGVVNDREYGGVFYTRDAGHTWLQRSAGLGGRDVFSLKQASNGALVTGTNRGMFSLDRNGSEWHPMNVVVTEQTVKTAKKGSKKAATTTIVKKSGVLEARVNDLELGSQRWLAATSEGIYTSVDQGKTWKGGPVMGQKDFVSIRAQGSFMVASTRSTALVSNDSGATWKQAGLPSFMVGIRGSAIAADNAVVIAAREGIYRSTDGGASWEHVVDGLPGKDITSVSFDAAHKRLLATSDSTGVIFVSNDNGHSWKRGPDTGFPLRRVSVVGGRFVAATPFDGVVLQPEDGNISAAADAGSTN, from the coding sequence ATGAACTGGGGCCTTTACCGCAAAAGTTTGGTTGTTTTGGCTTTCAGCCTGGTAGCTACCGCGCTGTTCGCTGGATCCTGGCAGGCAATGGGACCGGACGGCGGCGACGCTCGTAGCCTGGCTTATGATTCTCACAATCCGGACCACCTTCTGCTCGGCACCAGTACCGGACAACTGTTCGTTTCCGAGGATGCCGGTAAGAACTGGGCGCGGTTAGCCCGTCTCGGCGGCGATGACTACGTTCTCGATCACATCACCGTCGATCCGCAAAATTCCAAGCACATATTTGTTTCCGCCTGGAGTGTTTCCAGCCAGCAGATTGGCGACGTCTTCCGCACTCGTGACGGCGGCAAGAAATGGGAAACTCTGCCCGCGATGCACGGCAAGTCGATTCGCGCGATGGCAATGTTCCACGGCGATTCCAAGATCATGGTTGTCGGCGCACTGGACGGCGTGTTCCGCAGCAAAGATGGCGGCGACAGCTGGGACCGGATGTCTCCCGCGAACCATGCCGATATCAAAAACATTGAGTCGATTGCGATCGATCCCAAGGACCCCAACACGGTCTATGCCGGTACGTGGCATCTGGCTTGGAAGACCGCCGATGGCGGCGCCAACTGGCAGCAGATCAAGAAAGGCATGATTGACGATTCCGATGTGTTCTCGGTCATCGTCGATCACTCCAATCCTTCAATCGTGTTCGCCAGCGCTTGCTCTGGAATCTACAAGAGCGAGAGCGCGGGTGGTCTATTTGCGAAGATTCAGGGCATCCCGTTTTCGGCGCGCCGCACGCGCGTTCTGAAACAGGATCCAACGAACGAAAACATTGTGTACGCCGGCACCACCGAAGGTCTGTGGAAGACAACCGACCTGGGCAAGACATGGAAGCGCGTGAGCAATCCTGAAGTCGTCGTCAACGACGTTTCGATTGATCCCCGCGATTCCAATCACGTTCTCCTCGCCACCGACCGCAGCGGCGTTATGGCCAGCACCGACGGCACGCAGAGCTGGTCTTCTTCGAACCATGGATACGCTCATCGCTACGTTTCGGCTCTTCTGGCCGATGCGAAAGAAGCGGACACGTTCTACGTAGGCGTGGTCAATGACCGCGAGTACGGTGGCGTCTTCTACACGCGCGATGCCGGACACACCTGGCTGCAGCGCAGCGCGGGCCTCGGCGGACGCGATGTGTTTTCCCTGAAGCAGGCTTCGAACGGCGCGCTCGTGACCGGAACCAACCGGGGTATGTTCTCTCTCGACCGCAATGGCAGCGAGTGGCATCCCATGAACGTCGTTGTGACCGAGCAGACTGTTAAGACCGCCAAGAAGGGGTCGAAAAAGGCTGCCACGACAACCATCGTGAAGAAGTCGGGCGTTCTCGAGGCACGTGTGAATGATCTGGAACTGGGTTCGCAGCGCTGGCTGGCGGCGACCTCGGAAGGCATTTACACCAGCGTCGATCAGGGCAAAACCTGGAAGGGCGGACCAGTGATGGGACAAAAAGACTTCGTCTCGATCCGGGCGCAAGGATCTTTCATGGTGGCTTCGACGCGATCCACGGCTCTGGTTTCGAATGATTCCGGCGCGACCTGGAAACAGGCTGGGCTGCCTTCGTTCATGGTTGGCATTCGCGGTAGCGCAATTGCCGCCGACAATGCCGTAGTGATCGCCGCTCGCGAAGGGATCTACCGCAGCACGGATGGTGGCGCCAGCTGGGAGCACGTTGTTGATGGATTGCCCGGCAAGGACATCACCTCGGTAAGCTTCGACGCCGCTCACAAGCGGCTTCTGGCGACCAGCGATTCAACGGGCGTGATTTTTGTCAGCAATGACAACGGTCACTCCTGGAAACGCGGGCCGGACACCGGGTTCCCGTTGCGCCGAGTCAGTGTAGTCGGCGGGCGCTTTGTGGCTGCAACTCCGTTTGATGGTGTCGTTCTCCAACCTGAGGATGGCAACATCAGCGCGGCCGCGGATGCCGGTAGCACGAACTAG